The Desulfoscipio gibsoniae DSM 7213 genome contains a region encoding:
- a CDS encoding ABC transporter permease yields MNLLESIRVALEGIRSNKLRSFLTTLGIIIGIAAVIAVVAIGQGGRAMLMAEMEKMGTNIFVIHVDWRSGEQPTGRMFELSDVQVLKDKVPGITHLSANSTTMEDVRGSKDKKYAQVWGVSSDYEHIRNLNIKRGHFFSQGDDSLGRRVAVLDEALADKIFGRSEPVGNKVSIGSTPFLVVGVVARGDSMMGFSEEARVFIPSRSWHNMFGIYVNNLEGSAVSREKVQETMDQAVKVLERRHRSSAQYVGYNMEQEMQSANQITGIMTLIIGAIAGISLLVGGIGVMNIMLVSVTERTREIGIRMALGARRRDILTQFLIESVVLCLLGGIIGMMLGVGGAFLIAKLAKWPPLVSWWTMLIAFAFSATIGIIFGMLPANKAAKMNPIEALRRD; encoded by the coding sequence GTGAACCTGTTGGAGAGTATTCGGGTGGCCCTGGAGGGTATCAGGTCCAATAAGCTGCGCTCTTTTTTAACCACCCTGGGCATAATCATCGGTATTGCCGCAGTGATTGCGGTAGTAGCCATCGGCCAGGGAGGTCGGGCCATGCTGATGGCGGAGATGGAAAAGATGGGTACCAACATCTTTGTCATCCATGTGGACTGGCGCAGTGGAGAGCAGCCCACCGGCAGGATGTTTGAACTTAGTGACGTACAGGTGCTCAAAGACAAGGTGCCGGGAATAACACATCTTTCCGCCAACAGCACCACCATGGAGGATGTCAGAGGCTCCAAGGACAAAAAATATGCGCAAGTCTGGGGAGTATCTTCGGACTATGAGCACATCAGAAATTTGAATATAAAAAGAGGACATTTCTTCAGCCAGGGAGATGATTCTCTGGGCCGGAGGGTTGCCGTGCTGGACGAGGCGCTGGCCGATAAAATTTTTGGCCGCTCTGAGCCCGTGGGGAATAAAGTGAGTATAGGCAGCACACCATTTTTAGTGGTGGGCGTGGTAGCCAGGGGCGACTCCATGATGGGCTTTTCGGAAGAGGCCAGAGTATTTATTCCCAGCCGGTCCTGGCACAACATGTTCGGCATATATGTAAACAACCTGGAAGGCAGCGCTGTATCCAGGGAAAAGGTGCAGGAAACCATGGATCAGGCTGTAAAGGTGCTGGAACGGCGGCATCGCAGTTCCGCCCAATACGTCGGTTACAACATGGAGCAAGAGATGCAGTCGGCCAACCAAATAACCGGCATCATGACCTTGATTATCGGTGCCATTGCCGGGATATCACTTTTGGTGGGCGGCATCGGGGTGATGAACATCATGCTGGTTTCCGTCACTGAGCGCACCAGGGAAATCGGTATCCGCATGGCCCTGGGGGCCAGGCGCAGGGATATATTGACCCAGTTTCTCATTGAATCGGTGGTGCTTTGCTTGCTTGGGGGCATAATCGGTATGATGCTTGGTGTAGGAGGAGCCTTTCTGATCGCCAAGTTGGCCAAGTGGCCGCCCCTGGTGTCCTGGTGGACAATGTTGATTGCATTTGCCTTCTCCGCCACTATTGGAATAATTTTCGGCATGCTCCCCGCCAACAAGGCGGCCAAGATGAACCCCATCGAAGCACTGCGGAGAGATTAA